The genomic interval GCCCCCGCGAGTCGTGGCGCCACGGCTCCCCGTCGATACCCGTCACGGTGCCGCCCGCCCGCTCGACCATGAGCGCGCCGGCGACGGTGTCCCACGGGTTCGCGTCGACGTTGGTGAACGCGCCGTCGAGCGACCCGGCCGCGACGAAGGCGAGGACGGCCTGCGCGCTCCCGTGGCGGCGCAGGTCGCCGAACCGCTCGACCGTCTGTTCACAGGCCTCGGCGTATTCGTCGCGCCGGTCGTGCGGCCACCATATCGTCGGACACACCGCCATCGCCTCGGGGTCCGTCTCGTCGCTCACGGCTATCGGGTCGCCGTTCAGGTACGCGCCGTCGGCGTCGGCCGTGTACACGTCCCCGAGGACGGGGAGCGCGTTGGCCGCGGCGACGGCCTCGCCGTCGCGCACGGCGGCCACGCTGGTGGCCCACATCGGCACGCCCGCGACGAAGTTGTTCGTCCCGTCGATGGGGTCGATTATCCACGACGGCCCGGTGTCGGGCACCTCCTTCAGTTCGTCCGCCTCCTCGCCGACGACGGCGTCCTCGTCGTACTCCGTCCGGATGGCCGCGACGACCTGCCGCTGGGCGTCCCGGTCGGCACGCGTCACCACGTCCGTCTTTCCCTCCTTCGTCTCGACGGGCACGTCACGGCGGAAGAAGCCCTCCGCGACCGCGCCCCCGGCGCGTGCGGCCCGTTCCGCGAGGTCCGCGCGCGCCTCCGTGTCGTTCCGTTCGCTCATGTACGGGGGCCGGCGCTCGCCCCGAAAGGACCACCGATTTGTCCCAGCGCCGTCTCTCGGCTTCCGTGCACACCATCGCCAAGCGCATCCACAACATCACGCCCCGTCCGATGGACGTGACCTTCGCCGACGGCGGGACGGTCCGGCTGACCGTCTCGTCGGCCGAGTTCTTCCAGGAGGCGTTCCAGGCCGAGGCCGAGAGCGAGGACGGCACCGAGTACCGGTTCGTCTCCGACGGCGACGACGACCCCGTTGTCGGCGCCCGCGAGCGCGACGACGGCGGCTGGCAGCCGGTCGGGGAGGTGACCGCGGTCGCGCGCGCCGAAGAGTAAGCCACTCGTCGCTCGGCGTTCTACCCCCGCCATGGCCCAGTCGCCCTATCTCGTCGAGGACCGCGGCGTCCTGAAACTGAACGCCTCGGTCGGCGGCACGCGCCGCGACCTCGTGCTCTCGGACCGCGCGCGAACCCTCCTCGTCGACGACCTCGACTACGGCAAGGCCGACATCGTCCCCTTCGCCGTGGCGAAGGCGCTCGTGCTCGCCGGCGGCGCGTCGGTCCCGGAGGGCGAGGACGCCCGCGACGCCGCGTGGGGGCTCGCCGGCGCGGAGGGGGGCCGCAAGGCCACCGCCGAGGACCGCTACCGCACCGCCGAGTACCTCCGCGCCGTGGACATCGACGAACGCGCGGTCGAGACCCTGCGCGAGCACGTCCGCGAGTCCGGCCTTTCCGAGTTCCTCACCGCCGACGAGATACGCTCGAAGGCGAACCGGGTCGGCGACCTCTCGGACATCGCGCGGGACCTGTAGCTCCGGGGTGTTCCGTAGGCGGGCGCGGGGTCGCCGTCGGAGACGGCGTGCCGGCCCGCGGGTGTCGCGGGGGAAGAGCGCTCCGAGAGCGGTCTTCCTGCACTGTCGCCAGTGCGGGGGATGGGATTTGAACCCATGGACCTCTACAGGAGCGGATCTTGAGTCCGCCGCGTTTTCCGAACTTTGCTACCCCCGCACGCGTCACTCCGTCCGAATCGGCGGGGCAAAACCGTTGCGACAGGCGGTCGGGACCGGACGCGGCCCCCGTCTCGCGCGAGCGAGCGACGGAGTTACGGCGGCCCGCACGCAACCGCGACCGTGGACGACCATACCACCGACAACGACGTGCCGCCGCCGGTCCGGGGGGAGCCGACCGGCTGGCGCGCCGACTGGGGTCGGTGGGAACACGACACCCTCCGGCGCGCGACGGTCCACGGCGTCCGGCTGTTCAACGCCGGGGAGTACCACGAGAGCCACGACTGCTTCGAGGACGAGTGGTACAACTACGGGCGCGGGAGCGCGGAGTCGAAGTTCCTCCACGGGATGGTCCAGGTCGCCGCCGGCGCGTACAAACACTACGACTTCGAGGACGACGACGGCATGCGGTCGCTGTTCCGCACCGCGCTCGGCTATCTCGACGGCCTGCGCGACGACTTCTACGGCGTGAACCTCGCGGACGTGCGCGCGACGCTGGAGACGGCGCTCGACGACCCCGACGCGCTCGACGGCTGGCGCATCGAACTCGACGGCGACACCCCCGAGGCGGACCGCTGGGACCGCGCGTACGCCGACCGGCTGGACTGACCGCGGCCGCGCCACTCATGCGGCTCCGGCCCGTGTGTCGGGTATGGCACGACGGCTCGCGGACGGGCTGTGGCAGTTCGACCTCGGACTCGTCACGCCGCTCGCGACGAACGTCTTCCTCGCCGACGAGTCCGCCCTGGATGGCCCCGGCGACGACGTGACGCTCGTGGACACGGGGCTGCCGGTGAACTACCCGACGCTCGCGAGCGAACTGGACGACGCCGGCTACGAAGCGGGCGACATCGACCGCGTGTTGCTCACCCACTACGACCTCGACCACGTGGGGGGCCTGCGCGGGCTCGGCTCGTTCGACGCGCCGGTGTACATCGGCGAGCGCGACGCGGCGCTGGCGCGGGGGGAGTGGGACCCGCCGTGGTTCCACCACAAGGGCGCGTTCCACCGGCTCGTCCGGCCGTTCTTCGACCTCTCGGACGTGGACCTCCGGCCCGTCGCGGACGGCGATGCGGTCGGTGCGTTCGCCGCCCACCACACCCCGGGGCACAACCCCGGCCACACCGTCTTCGTCCACGAGGGGTTCGACGCCGCCTTCCTCGGCGACCTCGTGTGGGAGGAACGGGGCGGCTACACCACGCCGTTCTGGCTCGACTCCTACGACATGCGCGAGCTCCGCGAGAGCGTCCGGCGGTTCGCGGCCGCGACGCCCGACTTCGAGCGCGGGCTGGTCGCGCACGGCGACCCGCTGCTCGTGGACGGGAGCGACCGACTGCGCGAACTCGCCGACGGGCTCCGGTGACGGAACGCGGCCGCTTTTGACGACGCCCCCCGAACCCGGGGTATGCGAATCGCCATCGTCGGCGCGGGGGCCGCGGGCGCGGCGGCCGCGTACGGCTGTCGCGACGCCGAGGTCGTCGTCTTCGAGGCCGCCGACCGGGTCGGGGGGCGGGTCGCCTCGCGCGAGCGCGACGGCGCGGCCCACGACCACGGCGCCGGCTACCTGAAGCGGAAGGACCCGCGGGTGGAGCGGCTGCTCGACGACGTGTTGGACGAGGACGGCCGCGTCGAGATAACCGACCCCGTGTGGACCTTCGACGCCGCGGGCACCATCGCGAGCGGCGACGGCTCCCGGGCGCCGAAGCTCTCCTTCGAGTCGGGCATCGACGCGCTGGTCGAGCGGCTGCTCGACCGCTCGGGCGCGACGGTCGAGACGGGAACCCCCGTCGGTTCGGTCGCGGCCACGGACGACGGCCCCGCGGTTCGCGACGGGTCGGGCGACGACCTCGGCACGTTCGACGCCGTCGTCCTCACGCCGCCCGCGCCGCTGACCGCGGAGTTACTGCCGGACGACGGCCCCCTCGGGGACCTCGCCGAGGCCTGTCGGGGGGTGTCGTACCGGCCGCTGGTCGCCGTCATGCTCGGCTACGAGTTCGATTTCGACCCGCCGTGGTTCGCGCTCGTCAACGCCGACCGGGGCCACGACTGCACGTGGGTCGCCCGCGAGTCGGCGAAGCCGGGCCACGGCGCCGGCGACACCGTCCTCGCCGCACAGTTCTCCCCCGAGTGGACGCGCGAGCGCGACGACGACCCCGACGACGAGGTCACGGCCGCGGCCGCGGAGGCCGTCGCCGCCCTCGTCGGCGACGACCGGCTCGCCGACCCCTCGTGGGGCGAGCGGCGGACGTGGGAACACGCGCTCCCGAACGGGGCCGCCGACGCGGACGCGGTCGAGGCGGCCGAGGAGGCGGGCGTGTACTGTGCCGGCGACTGGGTCGCCGGCGAGGGGCGCGTTCACCGCGCGCTCCGGTCCGGGCTGGACGCGGCCGACCGGGTTCAGGGCGGCAGCACGTAGCGCTCTATCTTCGCGGAGGCGTCCGTCAGCACGTTCGAGCCGTGGAAGACGAGGCCCACGTCGAACTCGTAGTCGAGCAGGCGTTCGAGCGACCGCTCGGCCTCGTTCAGGTCGTCGGTGAACTTCCCCGGCGGGAGGTGGAAGCCCCCGGAGAGCCCGCGCTGGTCGGCCCCGGAGAGCGCGTCCGCGAGCACCGCGTAGCCGTCGTCGGGGGCGAGCAGGGCGTGCTGGTGGTCGCGGTGGCCCGGCATGTGGAGCGCCTCGAACGGGCCGACGGTGTCGCCGTCGCCGTAGCGCGTCGCGTCGTCGGGCGCGGCCTCGACCGCCGCGCCCTCGGGGAGGTAGACCTCGGGGTCGTGGGCCTCGACGACGGCCGCCAGCCCGCCGACGTGGTCGCCGTCCGCGTGGGTGACGACGACGCGCTCCACCTCGACGCCCGTCTCCGCGATTCCGTCGAGCAGCGCGTCGGTCGTGTCCGGCAGGCCCGTGTCCACGAGCGTGCCGTCGGCGGTGAGGTACGCGCGGATGCGACCCGCGCCCGAGCCGGTGCAGGTGATGTCGAAGACGCCGTCGGTGGGTTCCGAGACCATGCCGCCGCTTCGGGGGGCGCGGACAAAAAGCTCAGTCGAGGGCGACGCCCGTGAACTCGAAGCGCGCGCCGCCGTCCTCGCCGTTCGTCGCGGCCGCCTCCCAGCCGTGGCTCTCGGCGATTTCCCGGACGATAGCGAGGCCGAAGCCCGTCCCGTCGTCGCTGCCCGTGACCCCCGTCTCGAACAGCCGGTCGCGCATCCCCTCCGGGATGCCGACGCCGTCGTCGGCGACGTAGAAGCCCGCCCGGTCGTCGAGCGGCCCGAGGCTGACGGTGAGCCGGTCGTCCGTCCCGTCGGTCCCGTGCTCCATCGAGTTCCGGAAGAGGTTCTCGAGCAGCTGTCGGAGCCGCGCCCGGTCGGCCTGGACGGTCACGTCGTCGGGGAGCCCGAGCCGGGCGTCGCCCGTTTCGACGTTCTCCCACGCCTCCGTGGCGACGCCCGACAGCAGCACGGGGCCGACCTCGCCGACGCCGCGGCCCGTGCGCGCGAGTTCGAGCAGGTCGTCGACGAGTTCGCCGATGCGGTCGAGCGCGCCGGCCGTCCGCTCGAAGTGGTCCGGGTCGCCCGTCTCCTCGGCGAGCTGGAGATACCCCTGCGCGACGGCGAGGGGGTTGCGGAGGTCGTGGCTGACGACACTGGCGAAGCGGTCGAGCCGCTCGTTCTGGCGTTCGAGTTCGCGCTCGCGCGCCTTCCACTCGCTCACGTCGCGGAGCGCGCCGACGGCGTACACGGTCTCGCCGTCCTCGTAGACGAACCGCGAGGTGACCCGCACGTCGGCGTACTCCCCGTCGGCGCGCCGGAACCGGTACTCGTCGGTGAAGCGGCGGTCGCCGTGCTCGCGGGCGCGCTCCACCGCCGTGACGAGCGCCTCCCGGTCGTCGGGATGGACGCGCTCGAACCACCACGACTCGTCGAACGGGCCCTCGGCGGTGTCGTAGCCGAGCGCCCGCTCGTCCTCGATGGCCACCGCGCCGTGTTCCGGCTCCCACTCGAAGACGGCGTCCGTCACTACGTCGGCGACGAGCGCGTAGCGGCGGCGCGCGCGTTCGAGTTCGCGCTCGCGGCGGTGCCGGCGGGCGTGTTGCTCGACCGCGGCGACCACCTCGTGGACCCCCTCCGCGCCGTTCCCCTTGGTGTAGTAGTCGGTGATGCCCGCGCCGATGGCCTCGCCCGCGAGCGTCTCGCTCCCCTGGCCCGTGAGCAACACCACGGGCGTCTCGCCGAAGGCGTCCTCCCTGAGCAGGTCGACCCCGGTACCGTCGGGCAGCGAGTAATCGAGCAGGACGCAGTCGAACCCGCCGCCCGCGACCGCCTCGCGGGCCGCCGCGACGGAGCCGACCCCCGTGACCGACGCGTCGCACTGCTCGGCGAACGCGCCCGCGGTCGCCTCGCGGTACCCCTCGTCGTCGTCGACGTGGAGGACCGAAAGCGGCCCCCCCGGTTCCTCCCCCGTCCCCCTCGGTCAGCCCCCCGCGGCCCCCCCGAGCCGTGGCTCCCCCGCTCTCCCTGACATAGTATAACGGTCCACATCCCCGGGCATGAATCCTTCTATCGCCGGGACGACCCGACAAGCGTTTCCCGGTTACACGAAAACGCGGGGTATGGACCAGAAGCGCGCGATGACGAGCGTGGACCTCAGCGCGCTCGCCTCGGAGCTCCGCGAGTACGAGGGGGCGAAGCTCGACAAGGCCTACCTCTACGACGACGACCTCGTCCGCCTGAAGCTCCGCGACTTCGACCGCGGGCGGGTGGAACTGCTCGTGGAGACGGGCGACCCGAAGCGGGCCCACGTCGCCGACCCGGACCGTGTCCCCGACGCGCCGGGTCGCCCCCCGGACTTCGCGATGATGCTCCGCAACCGCCTCTCGGGGGCGGACCTCGTGGACGTGCGCCAGTACGAGTTCGACCGCATCCTCGTGTTCGAGTTCTCGCGGGAGGACACGGACACCCTGCTCGTGGCGGAGCTGTTCGGCGACGGCAACTTCGTCGTGATGAACCGCGACCGGGAGGTCATCGACTGTCTCGACACCGTCCGGCTGAAGTCGCGCACCGTCGCGCCCGGCTCGGTGTACGAGTTCCCCGCCTCGCGCATCAACCCCCTCGACTGCTCGCGGGAGGCGTTCGACGCCCGGATGGACGACTCCGACACCGACGTGGTGCGGACGCTCGCCACCCAGCTCAACCTCGGGGGGCTGTGGGCCGAGGAGCTGTGTACCCGCGCCGGCGTCGAGAAGACGCTCGACATCGCCGACGCGGGCGACGAGGAGTACGCCGAACTGTACGCCGCGCTCGACCGCCTCAAGGAGACGCTGACCGCCGGGTCGCTCGACCCGCGGCTCTACTGGGAGACCGACGACGGGGAGCGCACGGACCCGGTCGATGCGACGCCCGTGCCGATGGACGAGTACGAGGGCGTCGACTGCGACGCCCACGACCGCTTCTGCGGCGCGCTCGACGAGTACTTCTACGAACTGGAGCGGGAGGAGCCACAGCCCGGCTCCGGACGGCCCGACTTCGAGGAGGAGATCGCGAAGTACGAGCGAATCATCGACCAACAGGAGGGCGCCATCGAGGGGTTCGAGCGCGAGGCCGACGAGTACCGCGCGAAGGCGGAGTCGCTGTACGGCCACTACGACCTCGTGGACGAGGTGCTCGCCACGGTACGCGAGGCTCGCGCGAACGACTTCTCGTGGGACGAGGTCGAGGCGCGGTTCGAGGACGCCGCCGAGGCCGGCAACGAGCGCGCCGAACACGTCGTCGGCGTCCGACCCGAGGTCGGCGAGGTGACGGTCGAACTCGACGGCGAGCGCATCGACCTCGTGCCCGCGGACGGCGTGGAGAAGAACGCCGACCGCCTCTACAAAGAGGCGAAGCGCATCGAATCGAAGAAGGAGGGCGCGCTCGCGGCCATCGAGGACACCCGCGAGGACCTCGCGGACGCGAAGCGCCGCCGCGACGAGTGGTCCGCCGAGGACGCCGACCCGGAACCCGACGAGTCCGACGGCGACACCGACTGGCTCTCGATGGCCTCGATTCCGGTGCGCTACGACGAGCAGTGGTACGAGCGCTTCCGGTGGTTCCACACCTCCGACGGCTTCCTCGTCATCGGCGGGCGCAACGCCGACCAGAACGAGGAGATAGTGAAGAAGTACATGGAGTCCGGCGACCTGTTCTTCCACAGCCAGGCCCACGGCGGCCCCGTCACCCTGCTGAAGGCCACCGGCCCCTCCGAGCCGTCGAAGGACGTGGACATCCCGCGGGCGTCGAAGGAGGAGGCCGCCGCCTTCGCCGTCACCCACTCGTCGGTGTGGAAGGAGGGGAAGTTCGCCGGGGACGCCTACATGGTCACCCCCGACCAGGTGTCGAAGACGCCCGAGTCCGGCGAGTACCTGGAGAAGGGCGGGTTCACGATACGGGGCGACCGCACCTACTTCGAGAACACCGAGGTCGACTGTATCGTCGGCATCCAGTGCGAACCCGAGACGCGCGTGGTCGGCGGGCCGAAGCGGGCCGTCGCGGAGCGCGTCGAGACGCACGTCGAACTCGAACCGGGCCGCTACGCACAGAACGACATCGCGAAGATGGCCTACCGGCAGTTCAAGGAGCGGTTCGCGGACGACACGTTCCTCCGGAAGGTCGCCTCCCCCGACCTGATACAGGAGTTCTGCCCGCCGGGCGGGTCGCGCATCGTCGAGTAGGACGCGCCTACCGGCCGAACGAGACGCATACCTATTTCGACCTCTGTCGTAGGACGGGTATGGTCGAACTCGAATCGGCGGTCAACTACCCGCGAGAGAGCGAGAACCCGTGGACTGCGATCGCCATCGGTTCCGCGCTCACGCTGTTCAGCGTCCTGCTACTGCCCGCGGTACTCCTCGTCGGCTACTACCAGCGCGTGCTCCGCGCCTCGATGGACGACGAGGCCGTCCCCGTCTTCGACGACTGGGGCGACCTCTTCGTCGAGGGGCTGAAGGCGGTCGTCGTGGTCGTCGCCTACAGCCTCGTCCCCGCGCTCGTCATCGGCGCGAGCATCGCCTCCGCCGCGGGCGCCGTCCTCGGCGATGGCGGCCTCCTCTCGGGGGCGCTCGCGCTCGGCGCGCTGTTCGGCGTTCTGCTGGGCGGCCTGCTCGGACTCGTGCTGTGGTACGTCGCCCCCGCGGGGCTGGCGAACCTCGCGCGCACCGGCCGCATCGCCAGCGCCTTCGCCCTCGGGGACCTGCGTCACACGCTCGTCCACCGCGACTACGCCGTCTCGTGGCTCGTCGCGCTGGGCGTCGTCTTCGTCGCGGGTATCGTGACGAGCGTGTTCAACCTCGTCCCGTTCGGCTTCGTGCTGGGCATCCCGGTGACGTTCTACGCCGCCGTCGTCGCGTTCCACCTCTACGGTCGCGGCGTCGCGGCCGCGGGACCGGCGCCCGACGCGTCGGACCGACCCGACGGCCGGGCCGCGGTCTGACCGCGACGACCCATTTATCAGCGGGCCGACCGAACTCCCGTTCATGTTACGCGAGGCGCTCGACTTCCCCACCGCCGGCCGGCACGGCGCCCGGTCGCTGCTCGCCGGGTCGGGGTTCGTCCTCGTCGCCGCCGTGCTGGCCGGCGGCGCCTCCTACGCGTTCGATACCGACCGCACGATCCTCGCCGCCGCGCTCGCGGCGCTCGTGCTCCTCCCCCTCCTCCTCGTCCGCGGCTACTACTACCGGGCGCTGAAGACCGCCGCGACGGCGCCGGACCCGGTCGCCCCGTCGTTCGGCGGCGTCGGGTCGCTCCTCCGGGGCGCCCTGGCCGCGCTCGTCGTCTCGGCGGCGTACGCGCTCCCGGCCGGCGCGCTGTTCGCGGTCGCCGCCGCCGCGCGGGTCCTCCCCGACTCGTGGGGCGCCGACGCCGTCCTTGTGGGGGAGTCCCTCGGCGCGCTCGCGGCGCTCGTCGGCATCGCGGCGCTCGTCGGCGCCCTCTATCTCGTCCCCGCGGCGACGGCGACGATGGCCCGGGAGGGGAGCCTGCGGGCCGCCCTCCGCGTGCGGTCCGTCGGGAACGCGGCCGCCAGCGAGGACTACGCCGTCGGCTGGGTGCTCTCCGTGTTCCTCCAGTGGACGCTCGTGCCCGTCGCCGCCGCGCTCTCGGCGCTCGTCGTCGGCGTCGTCCTCTACTTCCTGACGGGCGTCGCGACCCGGTACGTCTGGGGGATGTCGTACGCCTCGTCGGTCGGCGTCGAACCCGAGGGCATCGACACGGTCGGGGTGACGCCGTCGTCCGTCCGACGGGACCACGACGACGACACGCCCGTGGGGCGGACGGACCGCGACCCCGACACCGAGCGGGTCGCCGACGAGGGTCGGTAAGGTTCTTGTCACGGGGAAGTCATTCCTCCGTATGTTCGGAGACGCACTCAGGTTCCCCCTGGCCGGCGACGACGGCGTGAAGAGCGTGATAATCGGCGGCGTCCTCCTGCTGTTCTCCGTCCTACTCCTCCCGGTACTGCCGGTGTACGGCTACTTCGTCCGGGCGGCGAAGGCGGGGGCGGACGGTACGCAGGAGGCCCCGGCGTTCGACGACTGGGGCGACCTGCTCGTTGACGGCGTGAAGGCGCTCGTCGTCGGCATCGTGTACTTCCTGATACCGACCGCCGTCCTCGTCGGCGCGCTCGTGGTCGTCGGCGTGGGCTCGTTCGCCGCCGCCGATCCCGCCAACCCGGCTACCGTCGATGCCGTCGCGTCCGGCATCGGCGTCGTCGGCGGCCTGCTCGTGCTCGTCGCGATGGTGCTGTATCTGGTCGCCACGTACGTCTTCCCGGCCGGACTCGTCTCGATGGCCCGCGGCGACGACATCGCGTCGGCGTTCGACTTCGGGACCGTGCTGTCGGCCGCGTTCTCGGCCGACTACTTCGTCGCCGGCGTGCTCGCCATCCTGCTGTCGCTCGTCGTCGGGGTGGCGACCGTTATCCTCGGCGTCCTCACGCTGGGGCTGTTCTTCCTCCTCGGGGTCTTCGTCCAGTTCTACGTCCAGGTGGCCTTCTTCTACCTGTTCGGCCGCGGCTACGCGAAGGCGCTCGACCTGCCGGCCGCGAGATAAGAGGACACAAATCCCCGGCCGTCGGAGTCGGGGTATGCGAATCGTCGAGCGACACGACCGCGAGGGCGGGCGCGAGCGCATCACGGTCGTCCCCGAGAGCCTCGACGACCTGTGGCACCTCACGTACGTCCTCGAACCGGGCGACCGCGTCTCCGGCGACACGACCCGACGCATCCAGCGCAACGACGACATGGCGCGCGACACCGGGGGCCAGCGCGAGCCGATGTGGGTCGAACTCGCCGTCGACGACGTGGAGTTCGCCAAGTTCGCCAACCGCCTGCGCGTCGGGGGCGAGATAGCCGACTGCTCGCGGGAGGACCAGCTCGGCTTCCACCACACGCTGAACGTCGAGGAGCGAACGGAACTGGAGATAGAGAAGGTGTGGCAGACGGACCAGCTCGAACGCCTGGAGGAAGCCGTCGAGGCCGCGGAGAACCCCGACGTGGCCATCGCCACCGTCGAGGAGGGAGAGGCGTACGTCCACACCGTCGCGCAGTACGGCGTGGAGGAGCGCGCGGTCATCACCAAGCCGACGGGGAAGGGCGAGTACGCCCGCCCGCGCGACGAACTGTTCGACGAACTCGGAGCCGTCCTCCGCCGGACGGACGCGGAGGCGGTCATCCTCGCCGGGCCGGGGTTCACGAAGCAGGACGCGCTCGACCACCTGCAGGAGAACTACCCGGAGGTCGCGGAGACGGTGACCGTCGTGGACACCTCCTCGGCCGGCGGGCGCGGAGTCCACGAGGTGCTTAAGCGCGGGGCAGTCGAGGACGTACAGGCCGAGACGCGCATCGCGGCGGAGGCGGAACTCATCGACGAACTCACGACGCGCATCGCGGAGGGCGCGAAGGCGACCTACGGCGTCGAGCAGACGATGCAGGCCGCGGAGTTCGGGGCCGTCGAGGAACTGCTCATCCTCGACACGCGGCTTCGCGAGGAGCGGGCCGGCGAGGGCGACTGGGACGTGGACGCGAACGAACTCATCCGGACCGTCGAGCGGAAGGGCGGCGACGTGACCGTCTTCTCCGGCGAGTTCGACCCCGGCCGCCAGCTGAAGAACCTCGGCGGCGTGGCCGCGCTGCTGCGCTACCGGCTCGAATAGCGGACAGGCGAGCGCGCGGCCGGGTCCGTCGGGGGTGCTCGCGCCGCGGCCTCGGCCCCGCGACGGCAGGGGTGTCAGGTCACGGCGCGGCTGCCCGCGTCCCGGTACTTAAACCTCGACCGTCAGCCCGTCGTCCGCGACGCGCACGTCCCCCTCGAAGTTCGCGCGGATGCTCTCCGTCATCTCGACGTGCTTGCCGTCCGTGTGCGGGTAGAGGTGCGTCAGGTACAGTTCTCCGATGTCGCGCCCGGCGAGCACCTCGCCGAGCGCGCGCGGCGTCGGGTGGTTCGACACGTCCACCTCGTCGGGGAACGAACAGTCGTGTGCGAGGACGGCCGCGCCGTCGGCGAGAGCCGCGACGGGTTCGGTGGCCTCCGAGTCGCCCGAGAAGCAGAAGTCGCCGTCGGCGTCGGCGTGGGAGAACCGGTAGGCGAGACAGTCCATGGAGTGGACCGTCTCCGCGGCCTCGACGTCGAAGCCGGCGACGGAGAACGACCCCGCCGCGACCTCCCGGACCGAGAGGTCCACGCGCCCCTGCAGGTACTCGTGGACGCCGAGCAGGCCGTCGAGCAGCGACTCGGTGCCCTCGGGACCGACGACGGTCAGGTGCTCCTCGCCCGCGAGCCAGCGAGCCTTCAGCAGGGCGAGGAGGTCGGAGACGTGGTCGAGGTGGTGGTGTGTGAGAAGGACCGTATCGACGGCCTCGTAGCCCGTGACGGTCCCGGCGAGGGCGCCGAGCACGCCGCTCCCGCAGTCCACGAGCAGGGTGTCGTCGCCCGCGTCGAGCAGGAGGCCCGTCTGGTTCCGGTCGCCCGTCGGCATCGCGCTCCCGGTGCCGAGGAAGGTGACGCGCATGGCTCCGGTACCTCCTCGCGCCCGTTTACACTTCCGCTCCGCGAGGGAACCACGTTTCAACGTCCGGGCCCAACGGCGGGCATGGACGGCCGCGACCTGCTGGCCGCGCGCGACGACCTCGACTTCGACCCCGGCGCCGTCGATATCGACGACGGGGAGGTCCTCGCGCGCCTCGCCCCAGAGACCCGGGAGTGGTGGGTCGAGGAGTTCGGGGCGTTCGTTCCCGGCAACGGCGGCTTCTTCACGCCGCCGCAGAAGGGCGCGATTCCCCGCATCGACGACGGGGAGAACTGCCTCGTCTGTGCGCCCACCGGGTCGGGGAAGACGCTCGCCTCGTTCACCGCCATCATCGACGACCTCGTGGCGCGGGCGCGGGCCGACGACCTCTCGAAC from Halosegnis marinus carries:
- a CDS encoding DUF4013 domain-containing protein — its product is MLREALDFPTAGRHGARSLLAGSGFVLVAAVLAGGASYAFDTDRTILAAALAALVLLPLLLVRGYYYRALKTAATAPDPVAPSFGGVGSLLRGALAALVVSAAYALPAGALFAVAAAARVLPDSWGADAVLVGESLGALAALVGIAALVGALYLVPAATATMAREGSLRAALRVRSVGNAAASEDYAVGWVLSVFLQWTLVPVAAALSALVVGVVLYFLTGVATRYVWGMSYASSVGVEPEGIDTVGVTPSSVRRDHDDDTPVGRTDRDPDTERVADEGR
- a CDS encoding mRNA surveillance protein pelota, with the translated sequence MRIVERHDREGGRERITVVPESLDDLWHLTYVLEPGDRVSGDTTRRIQRNDDMARDTGGQREPMWVELAVDDVEFAKFANRLRVGGEIADCSREDQLGFHHTLNVEERTELEIEKVWQTDQLERLEEAVEAAENPDVAIATVEEGEAYVHTVAQYGVEERAVITKPTGKGEYARPRDELFDELGAVLRRTDAEAVILAGPGFTKQDALDHLQENYPEVAETVTVVDTSSAGGRGVHEVLKRGAVEDVQAETRIAAEAELIDELTTRIAEGAKATYGVEQTMQAAEFGAVEELLILDTRLREERAGEGDWDVDANELIRTVERKGGDVTVFSGEFDPGRQLKNLGGVAALLRYRLE
- a CDS encoding MBL fold metallo-hydrolase, yielding MRVTFLGTGSAMPTGDRNQTGLLLDAGDDTLLVDCGSGVLGALAGTVTGYEAVDTVLLTHHHLDHVSDLLALLKARWLAGEEHLTVVGPEGTESLLDGLLGVHEYLQGRVDLSVREVAAGSFSVAGFDVEAAETVHSMDCLAYRFSHADADGDFCFSGDSEATEPVAALADGAAVLAHDCSFPDEVDVSNHPTPRALGEVLAGRDIGELYLTHLYPHTDGKHVEMTESIRANFEGDVRVADDGLTVEV
- a CDS encoding DUF4013 domain-containing protein; translated protein: MFGDALRFPLAGDDGVKSVIIGGVLLLFSVLLLPVLPVYGYFVRAAKAGADGTQEAPAFDDWGDLLVDGVKALVVGIVYFLIPTAVLVGALVVVGVGSFAAADPANPATVDAVASGIGVVGGLLVLVAMVLYLVATYVFPAGLVSMARGDDIASAFDFGTVLSAAFSADYFVAGVLAILLSLVVGVATVILGVLTLGLFFLLGVFVQFYVQVAFFYLFGRGYAKALDLPAAR